The following are encoded together in the Desulfococcus multivorans genome:
- a CDS encoding DUF2333 family protein, protein MDNLNNDGNGGEPVAGKKGGILASKRFILIVVITLILLWLVWTILGFLEDRSARKAAKPTVVATEETTAAPKVKTPGHLPPNNGKTVARDTRVAPSKSTTSTETQPPKVAVPTHAPVLDVGKGTAFVTACMEPLAYELNERFWGWRPNDILNVTDNVNNLQLGILEVTRRTSVVLAEHLSRTGSTDAYVPSLESAMNCFMINSRQYWFPTAESKYNEGLDEMKNYIRMLKNGEARFYRRVDNLVPLFRAFESMLGSCDENLVKNQGDLSTFKADDYFYYSKGVAHAMETILEATAEDFSDLIASIQGTDVLHHAITALGHAANMDPWIVFEGSPDGFIANHRSNMAAHISHARFYLGVLNSALTGNIQ, encoded by the coding sequence ATGGATAATTTGAACAACGACGGCAATGGCGGTGAACCGGTCGCCGGGAAAAAAGGCGGTATTCTGGCCTCGAAGCGGTTTATCCTGATCGTGGTGATCACTCTGATACTCCTGTGGCTCGTCTGGACGATTCTTGGGTTTCTCGAGGACCGATCGGCTCGGAAAGCCGCAAAACCGACGGTTGTGGCCACGGAAGAGACCACCGCCGCGCCCAAGGTGAAAACGCCCGGTCACCTCCCTCCGAACAACGGAAAAACCGTTGCCCGGGACACCCGTGTGGCCCCCTCCAAATCGACGACATCGACGGAAACCCAGCCGCCCAAGGTCGCCGTTCCCACCCACGCACCGGTCCTGGACGTCGGGAAAGGCACGGCTTTTGTCACCGCCTGTATGGAGCCTTTGGCCTACGAACTGAACGAAAGGTTCTGGGGGTGGCGTCCCAACGACATCCTCAACGTTACGGACAACGTCAACAATCTCCAGTTGGGCATCCTCGAGGTAACCCGTAGAACCAGCGTGGTCCTGGCCGAGCATCTCTCCCGAACCGGCAGTACGGACGCCTATGTCCCGAGCCTTGAATCGGCTATGAACTGTTTCATGATCAACTCCCGGCAGTATTGGTTTCCCACAGCCGAGTCCAAGTACAATGAGGGCCTGGATGAGATGAAAAACTATATCAGGATGCTGAAAAACGGTGAGGCCCGATTTTACCGCCGCGTGGACAATCTCGTTCCACTGTTCAGGGCGTTCGAGAGCATGCTGGGCAGCTGCGATGAAAATCTGGTCAAGAATCAGGGAGACCTCAGCACCTTCAAGGCTGACGATTATTTCTATTATTCCAAGGGGGTGGCCCACGCCATGGAGACGATTCTCGAGGCGACGGCCGAGGATTTCAGTGATCTGATCGCCTCGATCCAGGGCACCGACGTGCTCCACCATGCCATCACCGCCCTCGGCCATGCCGCTAACATGGACCCCTGGATCGTTTTCGAGGGCAGCCCCGATGGATTCATAGCCAATCATCGATCCAATATGGCGGCTCACATCAGTCACGCCCGTTTTTATCTGGGGGTATTGAACTCGGCGCTGACCGGCAACATTCAGTAG
- the selB gene encoding selenocysteine-specific translation elongation factor, which translates to MSHQIILGTAGHIDHGKTTLIKALTGINTDRLKEEQRRGITIELGFAAFDLPGGRHVGIVDVPGHEKFVKNMVAGATGIDIVAMVIAADEGVMPQTREHMEICALLGVRHGLVVLTKVDLVDEEWLELVMEDIRDFVQGTFLEDRPIVPVSSVTGRGMDDFVAALEQLSREVPERSSSGIFRLPVDRVFTMRGFGTVITGTLISGRVSVGETVMLYPSEITAKVRGIQVHNQAAEAAEAGMRTAVNFQGLEKTVVNRGDILSTPAALAASYMVDVMFHYLKSNRKPIKNRTRVRFHTGTSEVLGNLILLDTEELVPGESAPAQLRLETPVALVKDDRFVARSYSPVRTVGGGKVLNPIPVKHKRFDDGVVGMLRDLDQHESGDVICRLTAAAGYPGVSFANLKVMTNIPEKPLRQKVQGFLSDRTLVQVDSDNQIFIHQENLEKLKAEISGHVFRYHEKYPLKPGMPKEELKSRFPSFLGPKLFNLVLNHLIREKLLIQEEDMVRLSTHKVALKADQEEIRKRILEAYVEGGLTPPYFKDLCRSADMDPNRAKDVLMILISEGLITKIREDLYVHTDTLEALKAKTKAFLKANTEMTTLQFKEIAGVSRKFLIPFIEYFDAQNLTIRIGDIRKLRGG; encoded by the coding sequence GTGTCACATCAGATTATTTTGGGAACCGCAGGACATATCGATCACGGGAAAACCACGCTCATCAAGGCGCTGACCGGCATCAACACCGACCGGCTCAAGGAGGAGCAGCGCCGGGGAATCACCATCGAGCTCGGTTTTGCGGCCTTTGACCTGCCCGGCGGCCGTCATGTGGGCATCGTGGATGTTCCCGGGCACGAGAAGTTTGTCAAGAATATGGTCGCAGGGGCGACGGGCATCGACATCGTGGCCATGGTGATCGCCGCGGACGAAGGCGTCATGCCCCAGACGCGGGAGCACATGGAGATCTGTGCGCTTTTGGGGGTTCGGCACGGCCTGGTGGTCCTGACCAAGGTGGACTTGGTGGACGAGGAATGGCTGGAACTGGTCATGGAGGACATCCGGGACTTCGTTCAGGGCACGTTTCTGGAGGATCGGCCCATCGTGCCGGTTTCGTCGGTGACGGGGCGCGGCATGGATGATTTCGTTGCAGCCCTTGAACAGTTGAGCCGCGAGGTGCCTGAACGATCTTCGTCGGGCATCTTCCGCCTGCCTGTGGATCGGGTCTTCACCATGCGGGGATTCGGTACGGTGATCACCGGCACCCTGATTTCCGGGCGCGTGTCGGTGGGAGAGACCGTCATGCTCTATCCGTCGGAGATCACCGCCAAGGTCCGGGGAATCCAGGTGCACAATCAGGCTGCGGAGGCCGCCGAGGCCGGCATGCGAACGGCCGTCAATTTTCAGGGGCTCGAAAAGACGGTGGTGAACCGCGGGGACATCCTCTCCACACCCGCCGCTCTCGCGGCGAGCTACATGGTCGACGTCATGTTCCACTACCTGAAGAGCAACCGGAAGCCCATCAAGAACCGGACCCGGGTCCGATTTCATACCGGCACCAGCGAGGTTCTCGGCAATCTGATCCTTCTCGATACGGAGGAACTCGTCCCCGGAGAGTCGGCGCCGGCACAGCTTCGCCTCGAGACGCCGGTGGCCCTGGTCAAGGACGATCGATTCGTGGCGCGGAGTTACTCTCCGGTTCGAACCGTCGGCGGCGGCAAGGTGCTCAACCCGATTCCCGTCAAGCACAAGCGGTTTGACGACGGCGTCGTCGGGATGTTGAGGGATCTGGATCAACACGAGTCCGGCGATGTGATCTGTCGTCTGACGGCGGCCGCGGGGTATCCCGGGGTCTCTTTTGCAAACCTGAAGGTGATGACGAACATTCCGGAGAAGCCGCTCCGCCAGAAGGTACAGGGGTTTCTGTCCGACAGGACCCTTGTCCAGGTCGACAGCGACAACCAGATCTTCATTCATCAGGAGAATCTGGAGAAGCTCAAGGCCGAAATCTCCGGGCACGTCTTTCGATACCACGAGAAATATCCGCTCAAACCGGGGATGCCCAAAGAAGAACTCAAATCCCGGTTTCCGTCCTTCCTCGGTCCTAAATTGTTCAATCTGGTGTTGAACCATCTGATCAGGGAAAAGCTTCTGATCCAGGAGGAGGACATGGTTCGCCTCTCGACGCATAAGGTCGCCCTGAAGGCCGATCAGGAGGAGATTCGGAAACGGATCCTCGAAGCCTATGTCGAGGGTGGGCTTACGCCGCCCTACTTCAAGGACCTATGCCGGAGTGCCGACATGGATCCCAACCGGGCCAAGGACGTTCTGATGATTCTCATCAGCGAGGGACTGATTACCAAGATACGGGAGGACCTTTATGTCCATACCGATACCCTCGAGGCCCTCAAGGCGAAAACCAAGGCCTTCCTCAAGGCCAACACGGAGATGACAACCCTCCAGTTCAAGGAGATCGCCGGCGTTTCCCGAAAATTCCTGATCCCTTTTATCGAATATTTCGACGCCCAGAACCTGACCATCCGCATCGGGGACATTCGAAAGCTCAGAGGCGGTTGA